One Terriglobia bacterium genomic region harbors:
- a CDS encoding transposase, translating into MSPVRAMQKLVYRLLFRTSAETLIEVARNPKRLGAEIGFFSVLHIWSQKMDHHPHVHCVAPAGGLSLDHKSWVRPRHRFFLPEKVLGRVFRGKFRAALENAFTKGELGFQGRLQHLSDPKAFHSFVRQLFRHRWVVDCKPPFGGPEYVLRYLGRYTHRVAISNHRLVSFADGNVTFRWKDRAHGNRERPMTLPADEFLRRFLLHLLPR; encoded by the coding sequence ATGAGCCCTGTAAGGGCGATGCAGAAACTCGTCTACCGTCTGCTGTTCCGCACCAGCGCTGAAACGCTGATCGAGGTCGCGCGCAACCCCAAACGTCTCGGCGCCGAGATCGGCTTCTTCAGTGTGCTCCATATCTGGAGTCAGAAAATGGATCATCATCCCCATGTCCATTGCGTCGCCCCCGCCGGGGGACTCTCCCTCGATCACAAGAGCTGGGTCCGTCCGCGCCATCGTTTCTTTCTTCCTGAAAAAGTCCTCGGACGCGTCTTCCGAGGCAAGTTCAGGGCAGCTCTGGAGAACGCTTTCACAAAAGGTGAGCTCGGCTTCCAGGGCCGGCTTCAGCATCTCTCGGACCCGAAAGCGTTCCACTCTTTTGTCCGTCAGCTGTTCCGCCATCGGTGGGTTGTCGACTGCAAACCGCCCTTCGGCGGCCCGGAGTATGTTCTCCGCTACCTCGGCCGCTACACCCATCGAGTGGCCATTTCCAACCATCGCCTGGTTTCCTTTGCGGATGGCAACGTCACCTTCCGCTGGAAAGACCGCGCCCACGGCAACCGGGAGCGGCCGATGACGCTCCCGGCAGATGAGTTCCTGCGTCGTTTTCTGCTGCACCTGCTGCCCAGGTGA